ATCTGGCCTGAGTCGGGTGCCAAGGGGGATGGTCGCTTGCGTCAGAGCTATCATCAGGTGATGCAAGAGCAAATTTCCACTGCCCCTAAAGATATTTTGGATATGGGGTGCAGTGTTGGCTTGAGTACCTTGGCTCTGCAAGAGACTTATCCTGAGGCTCGACTAACGGGGTTGGATCTGTCCCCGTATTTTTTGGCGATCGCAAATCACAATACCCCCGCCAACGACTCCCTGCAATGGATTCACCGAGCTGCGGAAGAGACTCACTTACCGGACAATAGTTTTGATTTGGTCTCCATTTGCCTGGTATGCCACGAGTTACCCCGCACAGCCATCCGCAATATCTTTGCCGAAGCCCACCGTCTACTGCGGCCCCAAGGACATTTAGCCATCATGGACATGAACCCCAACTCGGATGTCCATCGTAAATTGCCCCCCTATGTGCTGACACTCCTCAAGAGTACCGAGCCTTACTTAGATGACTACTTCACGTTTGATATTCAACAGGCTTTTGTAGAAGCAGGTTTCCAACAGCCCTCTTTTACCTGTAATAGCCCTCGTCACCGCACGCTTATTGCCCAAGTGTAATCACTCAACTCCACTGCATAAGACCCAATTAGGTACGATAGCTTCAGCATTTTACAGGTTAGAGCTGGCTTTGGTATGTAATACAACTCAGCAGAGCAGATTTGGTCTAAATAAGTTAATAATTACGATCTTCAATCCCTAAAATAGCTAGATTCTATTTTTGTATACTCGGGAAGTAATTTATTTTTATTCATTGACTACAATCTGATCCCAGAGTTATGAGTATGCAACTTCTCTTCATTAATTCTATGTATTGAAAATGGCTAAATGACTATAAATAGTGGCATTTACAACTTATTTGATTAATTTAACTGCATATTAGTCAATATTTTTCACCCTAAATATTAGTATCGCTATCTCTGAAATACACATAGCTAGAAAATTATTTGATTTTGAATTTTTATTGCAGTCTGAATAAAGTCATAATCCCGGCCTGAAAAGTATTTATTGCAGCTCTGTGTCCATCTGAATTGTGAAACTGACTTGAGGTCCAACTTAGTTTTTCCGCAAGAGAATCAATCTGGGATATCCCTGCCCATTACTACAGTCCTGTCTCTAATGGGCGCAACGCTTTCCCTAAGCTTGCTGTATCCCTACCCTCTCAATGCCCAGGTCGTTCCCGACCAAACGCTACCGATTAATTCCCAAATCACCATCAATGGCAACAATATTGTGATTGATGGTGGAACGACTGCGGGAAAAAATCTGTTTCATAGCTTTGAGTCATTTTCGATAAAGAATACAAACAAAGCTGTATTCAATTCAGCTCCTGCCATCGACACCATCATTGGTCGAATTACTGGAAAATCCATATCCAATATTGATGGCGTCATACAAGTAAATAGCAACGCCAATTTACTTTTCCTCAATCCCCATGGCATCATCTTTGGCCCCAATTCCAGCCTAGATATTGGCGGCTCTTTTCTTGCTAGCACTGCAGTAGGAGTCCGATTCCAAGACGGTAGTCTATTCAGTACAGCTAAACCACAGCCTCCACCCCTCTTAACTATTTCTCAACCGACGGGTCTCCAATTCAATGGAACGCAATCAGGAAAGATTGTGGTTCAGGGCAGACTAACCGTTCCATCCAGCCAAACTCTCGCCTTGGTGGGTCGTGATGTTCGGTTTGAAAACGGTACTGCGATCGCAAAATCTGGACGGATTGAAATTGGTAGTGTCAGCAAAGGAACGGTTACCCTTTCTCCCTCTACGATTGGATGGCATCTGGGTTACAACCAAGTTCAGACATTTAGTGATATTCAGTTGCTGGCAGAATCAGCAATATTAACCCCCAATACGGTCAGCAATCCTCTAGGTGGAATCCAAGTCCAAGGCCGCCAAATTCGTCTCAACCAATCCGAAATTCGAGCCCAAACCTTGAGCGATCAGCCAGGAGCGGATATCAATGTTTATGCAAGCCAATCCCTGGATATTGGCGGCGAAGTAGATAGCTTCTTTCCCCACAGTTCCTGGATTGCAACTGTTGTGGAAAGGGGTGCAAAGGGTAAAGGTGGGCACATTGGTATAGAAGCTCCCAACCTATCCATCCGTGATGGGGGACGGATTCAGACCCTCAGTATAGGGAATGGCATCGCAGGAAATATTCAGGTCAATGCCAACCGTCTGTTCTTGAGTGGGGCAGCATCACCCACCGTCAATACAAGACGAGAGTTCGGCAATAATCTAAATACTCGTATTTCCAGCGAAAACTTCGGCCAGGGCGAAGGGGGCCGAATCGATATTAATACAGGCACATTAACCCTTCTTGATGGCGGCAGAATTACAACTGTTGTGGGCCCCTTTACCTTTGGTAAAGGGGGCGATATTACAGTCAATGCCTCTCAGTTCATCTTTGCAAAAGAGGTGAATCCGTTTTCGATCGATTCTGCGAGTAATATCTCTACTATTACTTTTGGCTTCGGTGATGCAGGGGGTGTCAACGTTTCAACTCAACGACTGCATCTAGTGAATGGTGCACAAATCAGTACGAGGGGCATCAAAATTTCTTTTGGTAATCAAGGGTTTACCCCAGGTGCTGGCAACGTCGGCAATGTAACCGTTAAAGCGGATCAAGCAATCACTATTACTGGGGCATCTCAGTTAGCCCCTGACTTTATTAGCTTTTTAGGAAGCATCACCAATGGAACGGGTAGAGGCGGCGATGTTGCCATCTTCACTCAAAACCTCACAGTTGAAGATGGAGGCAGCTTATCCTCTGCTGTATTTTCCTCTACCATTAACTCCGGTCCACCACCACCCAATATTGGAGAGGGAAACGGTGGCAATCTCACAATTGATGCTGCTAAAGTCAACGTCATCGGTATCAATACCAGTCCATTTAATCCTTCGCCTAGTATCTTAGGTACGTTTACATTAGGGCCGGGTAATGCTGGCAATACCACCATCAACACTCAGCAGTTGATGGTCTTAGAAGGTGGGCAGGTCAATACTGGCACATTGGCCAGTGGTAACGCAGGTCGATTATTGATCAATGCCTCAGCATCTGTGTTGGTGAGTGGTAGAGCCTCTAATGGTCTTCCAGCCCAAATTGCGTCGAATACCTTGGTTCTGAATGAGGCTACCCGCAACGTTTTCTTTCTTCCCCCTCAGCCCACAGGCAATACCGGAGAAGTCACGATCAAATCGAGGCACATTACCCTCTCTGATGGGGGGCGTATTGGTGTGCAGCATATTGGTAGCGGTAATGCTGGAGAGTTGAGCATCCAAGCTGATGCCGTTTTATTAAATAATCAAGGCGCTATTATTGCGGAAACTGCATCAGGTGAGGGAGGTAACATAGACCTCACCGTTAAGGGCAGCTTGCAATTGCGAAACAAGAGCCTGATTTCGACAGAATCCAAAGGTCTTGGCAATGGTGGCAACCTTAATATCCGTACCCAGTTCCTGATTGCCTCTCCATTGGAGAATAGTGATATTATCGCCAATGCCTTTGATGGCAATGGCGGTAACATCACCATCAATACTGAAGGTATTTTCGGCTTTGCCTCCCGAGAAACAGTCACTCCCTTTAGCGATATTACGGCCAGCTCCCAACAAGGGATTAGTGGTGTTGTTGACATCAATAGCCCTGAAGTTGATCCCAGTCAAAGCCTAATTGAGCTACCAGCTGTCGTCCAACCACCAGAGGACATCGCTCAAGGGTGCCGACCTGGACAAACCTTAGGAGGCAGTTCTTTTAGCCATGTTGGTCGAGGAGGACTACCCTCGGGTCCCAGTCGATACTTAACACCCCATACAGTATGGCAAGATCTCAGACCCCATCAGCAGATCCGTGTTAGTGCTGTTGGCAATCATCAAAATAAGCCGACAGCCGTTAAACCCCAACCTCAGCTCATTGAGGCCAAAGGATGGACTCAAGATTCTCAAGGCCGTATTCATTTAACTGCCGCCACGGCACAACCCCATCCCCCCAATGAAGCAAACTGTAGCTAGGTTAATTGAAAGTGGGACTCGCCCCCATGCTCAATCCAGCCATAAATCATGCCAGAGGTAGAATGGCCTGCACCGCATCGACCCTGAGCATCGACAACGATCACGCCCCCTAAGCCTTTGACCTTGGACACCAAATACTCCATCCCAGCCTGAGCGGATTGAGAAGCATCCAGGGATTGAAAGAAAATATAGTCTGAAATCGTTTTAGCCAGTACAGTCCGCATAAACTGCTCTCCATACCCCGTTGCCGAAACTGCACAGGTATCATTGTCTGCAAATACACCCGCACCAATAATCGGCGAGTCTCCCACTCGCCCCCAGCGTTTATTAACAATCCCACCTGTTGAAGTGGCTGCCGCCAGATTCCCCTCTAGGTCAAAGGCCGTAGCTCCGACTGTGCCAAACTTGCGTTGTGGTTCTTGTTCAATATCTTCATGATCAAGCACCATCTTGCCCGCCTTTTTAGCCTCTTGGAACTGTTTGACTCGGGACTCGATCACAAAATAGTCATCGGGTAGGCATTCCACTCCCCATAATTCCGCAAATTCCATTGCCCCATGGCCCACCAACATCACATGTTCACTTTTATTGAGCACAAGGCGGGCTAGAGAAATGGGGTTTTTGATATTTTTGATGCCCGTAATCGCTCCTGCAGCCAGATCTTGGCCATTCATGATGGCCGCATCCATCTCCACTTCGCCATACTCATTGAGGACAGAGCCACGTCCAGCGTTATACAGCGGATCATCTTCTAGCAAGCTGACGCAATGCTCGACCACATCTAGGGCGGAAGCGCCCTGCTTCAGCTTTTGGCGTCCCTGTTCCAAGATGCCAGAGATACTTTGGGCAAATTCTTCTTCGTTTCCTTCTGCTTGAATATGTTGA
The Acaryochloris marina S15 genome window above contains:
- a CDS encoding class I SAM-dependent methyltransferase, with product MTAASPQAPRLASRVVNGLLAIKPLANFAKFQARKMMIERAESIGVPWRKRASSLMDRGLEVWEAERQAIQTPDLNYPDYYVVSFHAYESGNLSWEAATEVEVASYAAHARIWPESGAKGDGRLRQSYHQVMQEQISTAPKDILDMGCSVGLSTLALQETYPEARLTGLDLSPYFLAIANHNTPANDSLQWIHRAAEETHLPDNSFDLVSICLVCHELPRTAIRNIFAEAHRLLRPQGHLAIMDMNPNSDVHRKLPPYVLTLLKSTEPYLDDYFTFDIQQAFVEAGFQQPSFTCNSPRHRTLIAQV
- a CDS encoding S-layer family protein, which gives rise to MGATLSLSLLYPYPLNAQVVPDQTLPINSQITINGNNIVIDGGTTAGKNLFHSFESFSIKNTNKAVFNSAPAIDTIIGRITGKSISNIDGVIQVNSNANLLFLNPHGIIFGPNSSLDIGGSFLASTAVGVRFQDGSLFSTAKPQPPPLLTISQPTGLQFNGTQSGKIVVQGRLTVPSSQTLALVGRDVRFENGTAIAKSGRIEIGSVSKGTVTLSPSTIGWHLGYNQVQTFSDIQLLAESAILTPNTVSNPLGGIQVQGRQIRLNQSEIRAQTLSDQPGADINVYASQSLDIGGEVDSFFPHSSWIATVVERGAKGKGGHIGIEAPNLSIRDGGRIQTLSIGNGIAGNIQVNANRLFLSGAASPTVNTRREFGNNLNTRISSENFGQGEGGRIDINTGTLTLLDGGRITTVVGPFTFGKGGDITVNASQFIFAKEVNPFSIDSASNISTITFGFGDAGGVNVSTQRLHLVNGAQISTRGIKISFGNQGFTPGAGNVGNVTVKADQAITITGASQLAPDFISFLGSITNGTGRGGDVAIFTQNLTVEDGGSLSSAVFSSTINSGPPPPNIGEGNGGNLTIDAAKVNVIGINTSPFNPSPSILGTFTLGPGNAGNTTINTQQLMVLEGGQVNTGTLASGNAGRLLINASASVLVSGRASNGLPAQIASNTLVLNEATRNVFFLPPQPTGNTGEVTIKSRHITLSDGGRIGVQHIGSGNAGELSIQADAVLLNNQGAIIAETASGEGGNIDLTVKGSLQLRNKSLISTESKGLGNGGNLNIRTQFLIASPLENSDIIANAFDGNGGNITINTEGIFGFASRETVTPFSDITASSQQGISGVVDINSPEVDPSQSLIELPAVVQPPEDIAQGCRPGQTLGGSSFSHVGRGGLPSGPSRYLTPHTVWQDLRPHQQIRVSAVGNHQNKPTAVKPQPQLIEAKGWTQDSQGRIHLTAATAQPHPPNEANCS
- a CDS encoding isoaspartyl peptidase/L-asparaginase family protein: MSTQYSLMIHGGAGALQHIQAEGNEEEFAQSISGILEQGRQKLKQGASALDVVEHCVSLLEDDPLYNAGRGSVLNEYGEVEMDAAIMNGQDLAAGAITGIKNIKNPISLARLVLNKSEHVMLVGHGAMEFAELWGVECLPDDYFVIESRVKQFQEAKKAGKMVLDHEDIEQEPQRKFGTVGATAFDLEGNLAAATSTGGIVNKRWGRVGDSPIIGAGVFADNDTCAVSATGYGEQFMRTVLAKTISDYIFFQSLDASQSAQAGMEYLVSKVKGLGGVIVVDAQGRCGAGHSTSGMIYGWIEHGGESHFQLT